A genome region from Meiothermus cerbereus DSM 11376 includes the following:
- a CDS encoding sulfatase-like hydrolase/transferase, producing the protein MARPVPGLFEVLKHSGRRSGMFYSWEPLRDVARPLSLAVSKLIAYDHNPEVSDVRVVEAAMPYIKSGELDFTFLYLGSVDEVGHLEGWMSPAYLRQVEHVDTLLGRVLEALPLDTLLLLMSDHGGHLRMHGSEHPEDMTVPFIAWGSGIARGLQIAEQVSLLELAPTAAALLGVVPEPAWEGRVLRLG; encoded by the coding sequence ATGGCCCGCCCGGTGCCGGGGCTTTTTGAGGTGCTCAAACACTCTGGCAGGCGCAGCGGGATGTTTTACTCCTGGGAGCCCCTGCGCGATGTGGCCCGCCCCCTGAGCCTGGCGGTTTCAAAGCTAATTGCTTACGACCACAACCCAGAGGTCTCCGATGTGCGGGTGGTGGAGGCAGCGATGCCTTACATCAAGTCGGGTGAGCTCGATTTCACCTTCTTATATCTGGGCAGTGTGGATGAAGTGGGGCACCTGGAAGGCTGGATGAGCCCGGCCTACCTGCGGCAGGTGGAGCATGTGGACACCCTGCTAGGCCGGGTACTGGAGGCTTTGCCCTTAGACACGCTTCTTCTGCTGATGAGTGACCACGGCGGGCACCTCAGGATGCACGGCAGCGAGCACCCCGAGGATATGACCGTGCCCTTTATTGCCTGGGGGTCTGGGATTGCCAGAGGCCTGCAAATTGCCGAACAGGTGAGTCTTCTGGAGCTGGCGCCTACTGCGGCTGCTTTGCTGGGGGTAGTTCCAGAACCAGCCTGGGAGGGGCGGGTGCTTCGCTTGGGATAG